The following proteins are encoded in a genomic region of Brachyspira pilosicoli:
- the rseP gene encoding RIP metalloprotease RseP, which yields MSWIGAIILLSVLVFVHEMGHLLAGLAVGIKAEAFSIGFGPIIFRKTIKGIDFRLSIIPFGGYCKFKGEMSEDGKVEDDDFISMSPLKRIIVYFAGPFFNYLFAFLLLVILVSIPSTVDLYSPTISVFKDAKYMHAKSGNTLAYEYGMRSGDTITAVNGVKVNYDNDVLKLINEEAIQKNANNINFTLNRKSKESGNIETVNVSIPSVEILKALSGEKALGFYFGGDLIIKNVVRDSAAEEAGLQAGDRILAVNDIKADNIADFRPLIMDNALNKITITVLRDGEEITREAMPKPVESKNGTYGSLGIEFMSTPIKVEKIEGTAFPKSIPEAFKETGKYIVSYVNGLKLLFTGKLSVRENLGGPVRIIQLSSQVISVSVDRIRTILSFTATISLILFLMNLLPLPVVDGGMIVFSFIELIMRRPIDRKVLTKIQAFGAAFLITLAIFITINDITQIFK from the coding sequence TTGAGTTGGATAGGTGCTATTATATTATTAAGTGTACTTGTATTTGTACATGAAATGGGACATTTACTTGCTGGTTTAGCTGTTGGAATAAAGGCAGAAGCTTTTTCAATAGGATTTGGACCTATAATATTTAGAAAAACTATAAAAGGAATAGATTTTAGATTATCAATAATACCATTTGGAGGATACTGTAAGTTTAAGGGAGAGATGTCAGAAGATGGAAAAGTAGAAGATGATGATTTTATAAGTATGTCTCCTTTAAAGAGAATTATAGTATATTTTGCAGGTCCGTTTTTTAACTATTTATTTGCTTTTTTACTTCTTGTTATATTAGTATCAATACCTTCTACAGTGGATTTATATTCTCCAACTATAAGCGTATTTAAAGATGCTAAATATATGCATGCAAAATCTGGAAATACATTAGCTTATGAATATGGAATGAGAAGCGGAGATACTATTACAGCGGTAAATGGAGTTAAAGTTAATTATGACAACGATGTATTAAAACTTATAAATGAAGAAGCTATACAAAAAAATGCAAATAATATTAACTTTACATTAAATAGAAAATCTAAAGAAAGCGGAAATATAGAAACAGTAAATGTATCTATACCATCTGTAGAAATATTAAAGGCATTAAGCGGCGAGAAGGCATTAGGTTTTTATTTTGGCGGTGATTTGATTATAAAAAATGTAGTTAGAGATTCTGCTGCGGAAGAAGCTGGACTTCAAGCTGGAGATAGAATATTAGCTGTAAATGATATAAAAGCAGATAATATAGCAGATTTCAGACCTCTTATAATGGATAATGCTTTAAATAAAATTACAATTACTGTTTTAAGAGATGGAGAAGAGATAACAAGAGAAGCCATGCCGAAACCTGTTGAATCAAAAAATGGTACTTATGGAAGTTTAGGTATAGAGTTTATGAGTACTCCTATAAAAGTTGAAAAAATAGAAGGCACAGCTTTTCCAAAATCTATACCTGAGGCTTTTAAAGAAACTGGAAAATATATTGTTTCTTATGTAAATGGATTAAAGCTTTTATTTACAGGTAAGTTGTCAGTAAGAGAAAATTTGGGCGGGCCTGTAAGAATAATACAGCTTTCTTCTCAGGTAATATCTGTTAGTGTTGATAGAATTAGAACTATATTATCTTTTACTGCTACAATAAGTTTGATACTATTTTTAATGAATCTTCTTCCTCTTCCTGTTGTAGATGGTGGTATGATAGTATTTTCTTTTATAGAGCTTATAATGAGAAGACCTATAGATAGAAAAGTGCTTACAAAAATACAAGCTTTTGGGGCAGCATTTTTAATAACGCTTGCTATATTTATAACAATAAACGACATCACTCAAATATTTAAATAA
- a CDS encoding PTS sugar transporter subunit IIC: MKEKFNTFMENKFLPIMNKIATNRYLNCIKDGFLVATPFIIVGSFALLIFNLPFSDPNNFMYFKPYEDFAKAFSADYIQIFNVSMGILSIFVAFGIGYSLAGYYQFDQLTNGFLALYAFLLLSAKSLAVTVTSAASALLYVSENTNVTVLDARYMDAKGLFVAIIAAILSVEISRFLITKKITIKLPDSVPPAIAKSFEILIPVAVISLIFQSANVIIQKTMNIMTPELIMSILQPILSKSDSLIYLILVIFFVHILWFCGIHGSSIANVVLQPIAFTNIALNQAALAAGESIPTVFAGDFMSNYVYIGGSGATLGLCIAMIMSKNAHLKSMGKLSIIPGIFNINEPIIFGTPIVMNPIFLIPFVLTPIVNVIISYLFLQFNLVSRIVALVPWTTPSFLGAFISTNLNFVAPLLIIGLIVLDYFIYKPFLTIYEKEMENN; encoded by the coding sequence ATGAAAGAAAAATTTAATACATTTATGGAAAATAAATTCCTTCCTATAATGAACAAAATAGCTACAAACAGATATCTTAACTGTATTAAAGATGGTTTTTTAGTAGCAACGCCGTTTATTATAGTTGGTTCATTTGCACTTCTTATATTTAATTTGCCATTTTCTGACCCAAATAATTTTATGTATTTCAAACCTTATGAAGATTTTGCTAAAGCATTTTCTGCTGATTATATACAAATTTTTAATGTAAGTATGGGAATATTATCTATATTTGTAGCTTTTGGAATTGGGTATTCTTTGGCAGGATATTATCAGTTTGACCAATTAACAAATGGTTTTCTTGCATTATATGCTTTTCTTTTATTATCTGCTAAATCATTGGCTGTTACTGTAACAAGTGCGGCAAGTGCTTTGCTTTATGTTTCTGAAAATACAAATGTAACGGTACTAGATGCAAGATATATGGACGCTAAAGGGCTTTTTGTGGCTATTATAGCGGCAATACTTTCGGTTGAAATATCCAGATTTTTAATAACAAAAAAAATAACTATAAAACTCCCAGATTCTGTACCTCCTGCTATAGCTAAATCTTTTGAGATTCTAATACCTGTGGCTGTTATATCTTTAATATTTCAATCTGCAAATGTAATAATACAAAAAACTATGAATATTATGACACCAGAGCTAATAATGAGCATACTTCAGCCTATATTAAGTAAATCTGATAGTTTAATATATTTAATTTTGGTAATATTTTTCGTGCATATATTATGGTTCTGCGGTATACATGGTTCAAGCATAGCTAATGTTGTATTGCAGCCTATAGCTTTTACAAATATAGCTTTAAATCAGGCGGCACTTGCGGCAGGAGAAAGTATACCCACTGTATTTGCAGGAGATTTTATGAGTAATTATGTATATATAGGCGGTTCTGGTGCTACTTTAGGTTTATGTATAGCTATGATTATGAGCAAAAATGCACATCTAAAATCTATGGGTAAATTATCTATTATACCCGGTATATTTAATATAAATGAACCTATAATATTCGGTACTCCTATAGTAATGAACCCTATTTTCTTGATTCCTTTTGTACTTACTCCTATAGTAAATGTTATTATAAGTTATTTATTTTTGCAGTTTAATTTAGTATCTAGAATAGTAGCATTAGTTCCTTGGACCACACCTTCTTTTCTGGGTGCTTTTATATCTACTAATTTGAATTTTGTAGCACCATTATTAATCATTGGATTAATAGTATTGGATTATTTTATTTACAAGCCTTTTTTAACTATTTATGAAAAAGAGATGGAAAATAATTAA
- a CDS encoding NAD-dependent epimerase/dehydratase family protein, with protein MKYTISLTGATGNMGLETLRQLMEIEDIELVKVLVRKESKKAGEKFKKEYGKRVEIVTGYLYNKEDCEKLIKDSHYVLNLAAVIPPNSDKYPKLAHLTNFIGVKNIVDILEEMPKDKCPKLVHISTVALYGNRNEKHPWGRVGDPLLISPYDAYSFSKLKGERYVLDSSLENRAIIRQTAMLHNRMLTDNMSDGLMFHTCYNAPLEWATARDSGLLMKRIIEEDIKGNLDDYFWKGCFNLGSKAENRLIGYDTFNDGFKLIGGSTKKYMKPNWNAIRNFHGLWYYDGKKLEELFSYQKESVTDYWNEIGRTHWYYALGKIVPPSLISFFAIQRLLSHPNSPTYWRKNNEDGKIIAYFGSLENFDNLPKKWEYFNLLFENKDSEGNYIDYKALLDIKNAKLLNHGYDETKKDSEIDLEDLKKAAEFRGGKLLSNSMTKGDLYTKLKWSCAEGHEFEASPFTVIKAGHWCEECMPDYTWNFDILAKKNPYFAQVWYDSHDEDENMVYYFDENFKAHYKKV; from the coding sequence ATGAAATATACAATTAGTTTAACTGGCGCTACTGGCAATATGGGGCTTGAAACATTAAGGCAATTAATGGAGATAGAAGATATTGAACTTGTAAAAGTGCTTGTAAGAAAAGAAAGCAAAAAAGCAGGTGAAAAATTTAAAAAAGAGTATGGTAAAAGAGTAGAAATAGTTACAGGTTATTTATATAATAAAGAAGACTGCGAGAAGCTAATAAAAGACAGCCATTATGTGCTTAATCTTGCAGCAGTTATTCCTCCAAACTCAGACAAATATCCCAAACTTGCCCATCTTACAAATTTTATAGGTGTTAAAAATATTGTTGATATATTAGAAGAAATGCCTAAAGATAAATGTCCTAAACTTGTTCATATATCAACGGTTGCTCTTTATGGTAATAGAAACGAAAAACACCCTTGGGGAAGAGTGGGAGACCCATTGCTTATAAGTCCTTATGATGCTTATTCTTTTTCTAAGCTAAAAGGAGAAAGATATGTTCTTGATTCATCATTAGAAAATAGGGCTATAATAAGACAAACTGCTATGCTTCATAATAGAATGCTTACTGATAATATGAGCGATGGACTAATGTTTCATACTTGTTATAATGCACCGCTTGAATGGGCTACTGCAAGAGACAGCGGGCTTTTAATGAAAAGAATAATTGAAGAAGATATAAAAGGCAATTTAGATGATTATTTTTGGAAGGGTTGTTTTAATTTAGGAAGCAAGGCAGAAAATAGGCTTATTGGTTATGATACATTTAATGACGGATTCAAACTAATTGGAGGCTCTACCAAAAAATACATGAAGCCTAATTGGAATGCCATAAGAAATTTTCATGGCCTTTGGTATTATGACGGAAAAAAGCTTGAAGAATTATTTTCATATCAAAAAGAGTCTGTTACTGATTATTGGAATGAAATAGGTCGTACTCATTGGTATTATGCTTTAGGTAAAATAGTGCCCCCTTCTTTAATATCATTTTTTGCTATACAGAGACTTTTGTCTCACCCTAATTCACCAACATATTGGCGTAAAAATAATGAAGACGGAAAAATAATTGCATATTTTGGAAGTTTAGAAAACTTTGATAATTTGCCTAAAAAGTGGGAATATTTTAATTTGCTTTTTGAAAATAAAGATTCTGAAGGAAATTATATAGATTATAAGGCTTTGCTTGATATAAAAAATGCTAAGCTTCTTAATCATGGTTATGATGAAACTAAAAAAGATAGTGAAATAGATTTGGAAGACCTTAAAAAAGCTGCAGAGTTTAGAGGCGGTAAACTTTTAAGCAATAGTATGACTAAAGGAGATTTATACACAAAGTTAAAATGGTCTTGTGCTGAGGGTCATGAATTTGAGGCTTCTCCATTTACCGTTATAAAAGCAGGTCATTGGTGTGAAGAATGTATGCCAGACTACACTTGGAACTTTGATATACTTGCTAAGAAAAATCCTTACTTCGCTCAAGTTTGGTATGATTCGCATGATGAAGATGAAAATATGGTCTATTATTTTGATGAAAATTTTAAGGCTCATTACAAAAAAGTTTAA
- a CDS encoding KH domain-containing protein yields the protein MTEEKELIEYLAKKLVDEPDGVSVKVIEGEKSTILELKVNQSDIGKIIGKRGRIAHALRTILFAASMKSGKRVMLEIIDN from the coding sequence ATGACGGAAGAAAAAGAGCTTATTGAGTACTTAGCTAAAAAGCTAGTTGATGAGCCTGATGGGGTTAGTGTTAAAGTGATTGAAGGTGAAAAAAGTACTATTCTCGAACTAAAGGTTAATCAAAGCGACATAGGTAAGATAATAGGTAAAAGAGGTCGTATAGCTCATGCTTTACGAACTATTCTTTTTGCTGCTTCTATGAAAAGCGGTAAACGTGTTATGCTTGAGATTATTGACAATTGA
- the hslU gene encoding ATP-dependent protease ATPase subunit HslU, protein MSFDAKLESELTPRRIVEALDQYIIGQTEAKRSVAIALRNRYRRRHLPEELKDEVAPKNIILIGPTGVGKTEIARRLAKLVNAPFIKVEATKYTEVGYVGRDVESMVRDLVNAAIFELKTSMMKEVEKEATDIALDKLAKLLLPSVKKEDNEIISAEEAEKKNNAKEQIKKRIANGDFDDSYVEIKISSNQGRMFGIIPGMGFEENDMIQSMVGSIMPQNKKNKKLRVKEAKKYLINEASESLIDMEKVTADALSLAENMGIIFLDEIDKIASGNKTDSADVARHGVQRDLLPIVEGTTVNTKYGPIKTDHILFIAAGAFHINKPSDLIPELQGRFPIRVELKALSKEDFKDILVNPKNAITKQYQELLKTEGVTIEFEDEALEKIADLAYNINTNVENIGARRLYTIMEKVFEEISFSADEHSGEFIKITSDNVKDAVKDIEENRDISRYIL, encoded by the coding sequence ATGTCATTTGATGCGAAATTAGAAAGTGAGCTTACACCAAGAAGAATTGTTGAAGCTTTAGACCAATATATAATAGGTCAAACTGAGGCTAAACGTTCTGTGGCTATAGCTTTAAGAAATAGATATAGAAGACGTCATTTACCTGAGGAGTTAAAAGATGAAGTTGCTCCTAAGAATATTATTTTGATAGGACCTACTGGAGTTGGTAAGACTGAGATTGCGAGGAGGCTTGCTAAGTTAGTTAATGCTCCTTTTATAAAAGTAGAAGCTACTAAATATACTGAAGTTGGATATGTGGGAAGAGATGTTGAGAGTATGGTGAGGGATTTGGTGAATGCAGCTATATTTGAGCTAAAAACTTCTATGATGAAAGAGGTTGAAAAAGAGGCTACTGATATTGCTTTGGATAAACTTGCTAAACTTTTACTTCCATCTGTTAAAAAAGAAGATAATGAAATAATATCTGCTGAAGAGGCTGAGAAAAAAAATAATGCCAAAGAGCAAATAAAAAAACGCATAGCTAATGGGGATTTTGATGACAGCTATGTTGAAATAAAAATATCATCTAATCAGGGCAGAATGTTTGGCATAATACCTGGAATGGGATTTGAAGAGAATGACATGATTCAGTCTATGGTTGGAAGCATTATGCCTCAAAATAAAAAAAATAAAAAATTAAGAGTAAAAGAGGCTAAGAAATATCTTATAAATGAAGCATCTGAAAGTTTAATAGATATGGAGAAAGTTACTGCTGATGCTTTATCTTTGGCTGAGAATATGGGGATAATATTTTTAGATGAAATAGATAAGATAGCAAGCGGAAACAAAACAGACAGTGCTGATGTTGCCCGTCATGGTGTGCAGAGGGATTTGCTTCCTATAGTTGAAGGGACAACTGTTAATACTAAATATGGTCCTATAAAAACCGACCACATACTTTTTATAGCGGCTGGTGCTTTTCATATTAATAAGCCTTCTGATTTAATACCTGAATTGCAGGGAAGATTTCCTATTAGAGTAGAATTAAAAGCTTTATCTAAAGAGGATTTTAAAGATATACTTGTTAATCCTAAGAATGCTATTACTAAACAATATCAGGAATTACTTAAAACTGAGGGAGTTACAATAGAGTTTGAAGATGAGGCTTTAGAAAAAATAGCTGATTTGGCTTATAATATTAATACTAATGTTGAAAATATTGGCGCTAGAAGACTTTATACTATTATGGAAAAAGTATTCGAAGAAATTTCTTTCAGTGCAGATGAACATAGCGGAGAATTTATAAAAATAACTTCCGATAATGTTAAAGATGCTGTAAAAGACATAGAAGAAAATAGGGATATTAGCAGATATATATTATAA
- the hslV gene encoding ATP-dependent protease subunit HslV: MFKGTTICAVCRDGVTAIAGDGQVTLGETVMKPNAVKLRKLYGGKVISGFAGSTADAFTLFEKFEKRLQEFSGDLTRAAVELAREWRTDKMLRNLQALIIVASKEKMLLLSGNGDVIESENNILAIGSGGQYAKAAAMALSENTNLSAKEIARKSLEIASQICIYTNSNISLEVIE, from the coding sequence ATGTTTAAAGGCACTACTATATGTGCGGTATGCAGAGATGGGGTTACTGCTATAGCTGGAGACGGTCAGGTTACTTTAGGCGAGACAGTGATGAAGCCTAATGCTGTTAAATTAAGAAAACTATACGGGGGTAAGGTAATATCAGGTTTTGCTGGTTCTACTGCCGATGCTTTTACTTTGTTTGAAAAGTTTGAAAAGAGGCTTCAAGAGTTTTCAGGAGATTTAACGCGTGCTGCTGTGGAGCTTGCGCGTGAGTGGAGAACTGATAAGATGCTTAGGAATTTACAGGCGCTTATTATAGTAGCTAGCAAAGAAAAAATGCTTCTTCTATCTGGTAATGGCGATGTGATAGAGAGTGAAAATAATATACTTGCTATTGGAAGCGGAGGACAATATGCTAAGGCAGCTGCTATGGCTTTGAGTGAGAATACTAATCTTTCTGCTAAAGAAATAGCAAGAAAGTCTTTAGAAATTGCTTCACAAATATGTATATATACCAATAGTAATATTTCTTTGGAGGTAATAGAATAA
- the rimM gene encoding ribosome maturation factor RimM (Essential for efficient processing of 16S rRNA) — protein sequence MKIFYSTITSVHGLNGEVECTFLDKSYFTSLPVLNNNTHIYIDNQEYKITNIKKKNKAFVFKLDEINNIDDAKTLIGKDIYIDYENLPSLDDDSFYEAEIIGYNVIDSDGKLYGKVVDLYSLPSNYVFVISLENSKQEISIPFVGAYFGKIDKVNKFIEIIDKPIVDEE from the coding sequence TTGAAAATTTTTTATTCAACTATCACTAGTGTGCATGGCTTAAATGGAGAGGTAGAATGTACTTTTCTTGATAAAAGTTATTTTACCTCTCTTCCTGTTTTAAACAACAACACACACATATATATAGACAATCAAGAATATAAAATAACAAACATCAAGAAAAAAAATAAAGCTTTTGTTTTCAAATTAGATGAAATAAATAATATTGATGATGCTAAAACCTTAATAGGCAAGGATATTTATATTGACTATGAGAATCTACCTTCTTTAGACGATGATAGTTTTTATGAAGCTGAAATTATAGGCTATAATGTAATAGATTCTGATGGTAAGCTTTATGGTAAAGTAGTGGATTTATATTCTTTGCCTTCCAATTATGTTTTTGTTATTTCTTTAGAAAATAGTAAACAAGAGATTTCTATACCGTTCGTTGGGGCTTATTTCGGAAAAATTGATAAAGTTAATAAGTTTATAGAGATTATAGATAAACCTATAGTTGATGAAGAGTGA
- a CDS encoding signal recognition particle protein, translating to MFDNLTKSISNVFSKLRDKKVLSEKDIEDTLIGIKEALLSADVSLEAADKFLEEAKRRAIGKEKLENVDPANQFIADVHDTLVSMIGEGESGLKLEPVEKTTVTLLFGLQGSGKTTTSAKLAKYYKDKRRVFLVGLDVHRPAAMEQLAVLAKEVGVPCHIDTKEKKPYKILKRAMSIAKKEQYNMIIVDTAGRLEIDEDMMLELRRVVNSVDVTEKLLVVDSTAGQSVFDVAKSFQSNIGINGVILTKFDSGVRGGAALSLRYATGSSVKFIGTGEHLEDIDVFDAKRVAGQILGMGDIVKLVEKARAAISEKEAQEMLQKVIENNFDYNDFLKQIDATTKMGGISKMTSMIPGMANVDNELISREEQKFVKYKAIIQSMTKKERLALFPLNNSRKMRIANGSGQSIYDVNQLIKQFIMMKNMMGSTKKMNKLAKSLEGIGMSIEDLNKLM from the coding sequence ATGTTTGATAATTTAACAAAATCTATATCTAACGTATTCTCCAAATTACGCGATAAAAAAGTCTTATCTGAAAAAGATATAGAAGATACCCTTATAGGCATTAAAGAAGCTTTACTATCAGCAGATGTATCTTTAGAAGCAGCCGATAAATTCTTAGAAGAAGCAAAAAGAAGAGCTATAGGCAAAGAAAAATTAGAAAACGTAGACCCTGCTAATCAATTCATAGCCGATGTACATGATACATTGGTCTCTATGATAGGCGAAGGTGAAAGCGGTCTTAAATTAGAACCAGTAGAAAAAACAACCGTTACACTTTTATTCGGTTTGCAAGGTTCAGGTAAAACTACTACTTCTGCTAAATTAGCTAAATATTATAAAGATAAAAGAAGAGTTTTCCTTGTTGGTCTTGACGTGCACAGACCTGCCGCTATGGAGCAATTAGCTGTATTGGCTAAAGAGGTTGGTGTTCCTTGTCATATAGATACAAAAGAGAAAAAGCCTTATAAAATATTAAAAAGAGCTATGTCTATCGCTAAAAAAGAGCAGTACAATATGATTATTGTAGATACTGCTGGTCGTTTAGAGATAGATGAAGATATGATGCTTGAACTTAGAAGAGTTGTTAATTCTGTTGATGTTACAGAAAAATTACTTGTTGTGGATTCTACAGCAGGTCAGAGTGTATTTGATGTTGCTAAGAGCTTTCAAAGCAATATTGGCATAAATGGTGTAATACTTACTAAGTTCGATTCTGGTGTTAGAGGCGGTGCTGCTTTATCACTTCGTTATGCAACAGGTTCTTCAGTTAAATTCATAGGTACTGGTGAGCATCTCGAAGATATAGATGTATTTGATGCAAAAAGAGTTGCAGGTCAAATACTTGGAATGGGTGATATAGTAAAACTTGTTGAGAAAGCTCGTGCTGCTATAAGTGAGAAAGAAGCTCAAGAAATGCTTCAAAAAGTTATAGAAAACAATTTTGATTATAATGACTTTTTGAAACAGATAGATGCTACAACAAAAATGGGCGGTATATCTAAAATGACTTCTATGATACCAGGAATGGCTAATGTGGATAATGAATTAATAAGCAGAGAAGAGCAGAAGTTTGTAAAATATAAAGCCATCATACAATCAATGACTAAAAAAGAACGCCTTGCTTTGTTCCCTTTGAACAATTCAAGAAAGATGCGTATAGCTAATGGAAGCGGTCAAAGTATTTATGATGTAAATCAGCTAATAAAGCAATTTATAATGATGAAGAATATGATGGGAAGTACTAAAAAGATGAATAAATTGGCAAAATCCCTAGAGGGCATAGGTATGTCTATAGAAGATTTAAATAAATTAATGTAA
- the rpsP gene encoding 30S ribosomal protein S16 — protein sequence MVKLRLKRIGRKHEPHYRVVATDSRFPRDGRFIEELGWFNPKAKDVLYKLDLENIKKWLSNGAQPTYAVKSILVKEGLMEKDKGAPLDRKQKRALKNPEKRRKNRTQAKPEVTTEESNTEA from the coding sequence GTGGTAAAATTAAGATTAAAACGTATAGGTCGCAAACATGAACCTCATTATCGTGTAGTGGCAACAGATTCTCGTTTTCCGCGTGATGGTCGTTTTATAGAGGAGTTGGGCTGGTTTAATCCTAAGGCTAAAGATGTTCTATACAAATTAGATTTAGAGAACATAAAGAAATGGCTCTCTAATGGTGCACAGCCTACTTATGCAGTTAAGAGTATTCTCGTAAAAGAAGGATTAATGGAAAAAGATAAAGGAGCACCGCTTGACAGGAAACAAAAAAGAGCATTAAAAAATCCTGAAAAGAGACGTAAGAATCGTACACAAGCTAAGCCAGAGGTAACAACAGAAGAAAGTAACACTGAGGCTTAA
- a CDS encoding diguanylate cyclase domain-containing protein: MNENILVIEHRAELLEKIVDILKERHYNPISTKSRSQAINISNETSLDLIIIDADIGDSQGLQLLDTFKSQENTKGIPVILLSTPYKKIEFIEEAISLDIDGLIFTPFDEMEFIVNVHNAMKEKKMYIEHQKTLKQIDYLQNALNNMTETSNKNYQSYKESQKKYEEILNIDLETGFYNKKEFLIQFKKLLAETVRHEETIILASFSIDGIDDIISEFGIMAGEEIILQFSKVLINATREEDIIARYDTNLFIVAFKRMDIRLYEEKIEQIKELVNKNEIMYNEIVIKYTVSAGIAYTAYKENYHFDNLDKEIAPSLLALHNAKRRGFAKVYIHPTVIRR; this comes from the coding sequence ATGAATGAAAATATTTTAGTCATAGAACATAGAGCAGAGCTATTAGAAAAAATAGTTGATATATTAAAAGAAAGGCATTATAACCCAATATCAACAAAATCACGTTCGCAAGCTATTAATATATCTAATGAAACATCTCTTGACTTAATCATTATTGATGCTGATATAGGAGATTCTCAAGGGCTTCAGCTTTTAGATACTTTTAAAAGCCAAGAAAATACTAAGGGAATACCTGTAATATTATTAAGCACCCCGTATAAAAAAATAGAGTTTATAGAAGAGGCTATATCCTTAGACATTGATGGTCTTATATTTACTCCTTTTGATGAAATGGAGTTTATAGTTAATGTACATAATGCAATGAAAGAAAAGAAAATGTATATAGAACATCAAAAAACTCTGAAGCAAATAGATTATCTGCAAAATGCACTAAATAATATGACGGAAACTTCAAATAAAAATTACCAGTCTTATAAAGAATCACAAAAAAAATATGAAGAGATACTAAATATTGATTTGGAAACAGGCTTTTATAATAAAAAAGAATTTTTAATTCAATTTAAAAAATTACTCGCAGAAACTGTAAGACATGAGGAAACTATAATATTAGCTTCTTTTTCAATAGATGGAATAGATGACATTATATCAGAATTTGGTATAATGGCAGGAGAAGAAATAATATTACAATTTTCTAAAGTATTAATTAATGCCACCAGAGAAGAAGATATCATAGCCAGGTATGATACAAATTTATTTATAGTTGCATTCAAGAGAATGGATATAAGGCTATATGAAGAAAAAATAGAACAAATAAAAGAATTAGTTAATAAAAATGAAATTATGTATAATGAAATAGTTATAAAATATACTGTATCTGCTGGAATAGCATATACTGCATACAAAGAAAACTATCATTTTGATAATCTTGATAAGGAAATAGCTCCTTCGCTTCTTGCTTTACATAATGCAAAGAGAAGAGGCTTTGCTAAAGTGTATATTCACCCTACTGTTATTAGAAGATAA
- a CDS encoding L-threonylcarbamoyladenylate synthase encodes MVIELDKTNADSVEYAVEEAAKVINNGGVVISPTDTVYGMLADAFNVDAINRIYSIKEREREKPLLILLKDSKFIDILCEGNIPDIVKAKIPGELTFIMPLKKIIKKDFLYLKDTVAIRIPKDDYMKKLLQLTPPLVAPSANPTGYGVIYDGNKLVELYKDKVDLIVNCGTIEKKLPSTLYDCINNKVLRQGSVYL; translated from the coding sequence ATGGTAATTGAACTTGATAAAACAAATGCTGATAGTGTAGAATATGCTGTAGAAGAGGCGGCTAAAGTTATAAATAACGGCGGTGTTGTGATATCTCCAACTGATACTGTTTATGGAATGTTAGCTGATGCTTTTAATGTTGATGCTATTAATAGAATATATTCAATAAAAGAGAGAGAAAGAGAAAAACCTTTGCTTATACTTCTAAAAGATTCTAAATTTATTGATATATTATGTGAAGGAAATATACCTGATATAGTAAAAGCAAAAATACCGGGTGAACTTACTTTTATTATGCCACTAAAAAAAATTATAAAAAAAGATTTTCTATATCTAAAAGATACAGTAGCTATTAGAATACCTAAAGATGATTATATGAAAAAACTTTTGCAATTAACTCCTCCTTTAGTAGCACCCTCAGCTAATCCTACTGGTTATGGTGTTATATATGACGGGAATAAACTCGTGGAGCTTTATAAAGATAAAGTAGACCTTATAGTTAATTGCGGTACTATTGAAAAAAAACTCCCTTCAACTTTATATGATTGCATTAATAATAAAGTGCTTCGTCAGGGAAGCGTTTATTTATAA